In Silene latifolia isolate original U9 population chromosome 6, ASM4854445v1, whole genome shotgun sequence, the genomic window AAATCGATGTTAGGCCCGGCCTAAGAAAGTCTCATTACCAACATCCCCTAAACGAACCTTTGTCTCGTGGAGTTGATATTTTTCAAGAAGTGCTTTCTTTTCATCGTCTGTGAGAACCTGATGTTCAGGGACAAGGGCATGCTTCATAACATTAACCAAGAGTTCAGCTTCCTGCACGCAAACATAAAACATTAACGTCTTACTAGCAGATCTTTACTTGGTAACATGGACATTCAGGAAAACTAAAACATGTAGTAGATCAGAAGATTTCAGAGGATTATCAGCAATGACACGATGATATAGTAATGAAAAACTGTCTTCCGTATTCTTTTTACAGTGAAGTATCAGTCAGTCGATGCACTGTCTTTTATATGCACATCTCGATATTGAAATGTTTCCAAATACCGAATAAAAGGTTTCAATTCACAATAGTATCCCTTACCTCAAAGACCTCCAGTGTCAGTTTCGGTTCTTCTAAAAGAGCCTTGTTTGCATAAGGAGTCAATTTTCCTGCAACCACCAAAATTGCTCTGAAAACTAAATCAGTAGTCATCTTTACCAGGAATTGTTTTACTTCTGGAATTCCAACTGTTTTCTTAGACGGGGTCGTAGCAACAAAGAAAACATATATCTGCACAATAACATAAGAGCATacaggcaaaaaaaaaaaattaaagaatgCTGCATACTACTACAGTTAAACCAGATTTAATAAAAAATTACATTCATCACCTTATCAGAACTATTGTTTCTCATTTCCTTAGAGATGAAAAGATTATCTGAATTCATATTATCGCCATATCGTTCCTGGAATTGATCTAGTGTCATGTTGATTTCATCGTCGCTCACATTATAGCCTCGAACATTTAACATTTCCATTACAGTTCTCCTGACTCTGTACTTCTGTAAGATTTCTTCTTCTGTCGAAGACATATCAACCCGGTTCCTGCAATAAATCGCATTCCCAACACACACATCTGAGAGCATCAAAAACAGTTTCCTGGTTTTTTTCTTGCAGCATCCCGATTCTTATGGAATACTGCCTACGccccaattatttgtttatttttgattTAAATTCCCCTAACAACGATGTCAAAAATTTGATTTCGTACCCCAACATAAAAATAGGCCATAAAGATCGCAACTTTAccaactaatctaattaaattcaTTTCACCGCAAATTATTAAGGTATAATTATATCAATGTTGCATTATTTGTACTAAAGTTTATAAATTGGGTTCTTTATTGGCATAACAACCGAAAaaaacatgaaaattaaacaattCATGAGAACTAGAAGCACTGTTTAACGAAAAGATTAACTTTTTAATAACCCGGGATGAAAATTGCATCGAAAATTAGACAGTGAATTATTAATGCAGCAATAAATGACGACGACCCGAAATTTAATTTGGCAGAATGTAAAATTGTACGTACAACATGTGAACAAATAATGTAGACAAAGGAAGAAATTAAAAGAGAAAAAAGTTCAAACCTTTTGTAAAGATTTCACGGCGTCTGAATTATGGTGTGGTACAGTTAAACTGTGTAAAGCTGTGAATTGTAGCAAGAGTATTCACAAAACCTTGATGATCTTAAACCCTTCTACACCTAAAAACTGTGTGACTTATTTGAGTTTCGGTTTTATCCTTGGGCCTCAAGTTCTCAAGGGTTATTATACTACCGGACTAGACATGGTAAACGGGTTGATTGAGTTCTGGGTTTGCAAATACTTGGATTAGGTAAGGGATAAATGGATAATGAATAGTAAGCGACAATAAACGTTTTTGATTAGTTGCTTCTGGGTCAATTCGGGATGCAAGTCAAATTTGGATCATCGGTTCAGACATAGATCGGGTATAGATTAGATCAATTTTAGCGACTCTAGTATGATATAAGCGCTTCGAAAACTAGACCCATCCTCACAATTACGATCGAATTAAATTCATAGACACGCTTAAGGTTTTAacctttattctcgatttaaattttaagtttttataaatgaaatccggaattcgattttaaaacctataagtttaccttgactttgtattatgtttcgcttctttttttcgcattttgaggtgtgcgttcacccatggacggttctaaaggatgattcatgtcagccgaccccaaatcattttgggattaaggctctgttgttgttgttgatgatgttgttgttgtacaCGCTTAAGGCTTATTTACATAATAGTGTGTCAATCGATATTGCCCTAGTTGGGGTTGGTCAAACCTCAAGGCCGACTCGGCCCGCCCTCATGCCCCACCCCTCGGGTTGTTTTTAACTCGGCTTGTGTGACCGTTGCTTGGCCCAGCCCGACCCATCAACAAGTAGGGCGGGTTTGGGTCGAGCTAATCTAACCTGGACCCGCATTCGACCCGCCCTTGACCCTATCACAGGCCGGTTTCGGGTCCACCTCCACCAGGCCCGGGCCATCCGGTGTTGACCTGCCCCTACCTCGTGCCGGTTGTGGATTAGCCTAGCCAAGCTCGGCCCCCAGTCAAGACTTTGCCCGAATGTTTGACCACTCGTAGCCCCTGCTACAGGAACGTCGAAGAGGGCTTAAAAGAACCAGCTTCGTTTAATTTCTCAACtactttttaaatttttttaaaattgcAATCAccttcaaattttcatttttcaaATAGTTTTACATACGTAATAGAGCCTAATGCAACCACAAGATAGACAATAAAATTTAGTGAATAAAGAAACATTACTATTCTTCATTTTTAACATAATTTTAATGGTGTGCCACAACTTGATATGCTAAGTATGAAAGTGCCCTTTCTAAATAGAgtacaaggattaattaactattTAATACTATACATGTTTGATTACAACATTCAAACATTTAGATTGCTTGAGAGAAATAAACAAAGACATTTATGATTTACCTTTGAAATAATTTGAGCGAGTCATCACACATTCACACCAACAACCAAAGTTGGCTCGTGTGACTGATAAGGGCTCTCATTTCTTAAACAAGTGAttaggggttcgattcctgattCCTGACTTTTGCGAATGAAAAAGTCAAACTTGGGAATgatcaacccattaaattgccttcagtaccccgaatGAGATTACCCCAACTATCGGTAAGGGATACTCCtgatcaacaccaaaaaaaaaaaaaaaaaaaaaaaaaaaaaaaaaaaaaaaattaaaaccaaCAAACGAGATAGTGAAAAGTTGTACTATATTATGTGAAGGTTACCAAATACCAACTCCTGCCTACAATTTGACCATAACACTTACCCAACTTGGTAAACTACTGGACCCCACTGAATATTTGTTCTCTTTTTTATCATCCGTATTAGTCCGTTTTTGTTTCAGTTAATAtattatacaaccggttgtatatacTTATTCAATGTAGTGgagctttgttacaaagttgtcgagctttattaacaaaattatcgagctatggTACAAAATTATTGagtttaacagaataattattagactcaataacttcgtaaaatagctcaataactagtaaaatagctcaacaactttgtataagagctcaacaactttgaggtcgttgtacaatgctattatacaactggttgtaggatagtatttgtggttTTTGTTTTTGGATAACTAATTTAGACCCCGTGCAATAAATGGCACGGTATATATAGTATTctttttttataaataaataacttataaaataataatatttcattAATTGTCCATATTTCTCATTATTGTATTTTGCTTTGTTGACAGTTAATCAAGAGATTTTTTTGCTGAAATGtattaaaacaaaatattttttacCCACAAAGTTAATGAATTCAATTTTTTAGTcatctcaatttttttttgtcacgaaagtAATAACAGTGATTCAGTTTTGTTTTGTATGTAGCATGTATTAAGTCATTCTTAAATAATagtatcaataaaagatttagcaatttatagttttatataaattttatttatattttaattaagatATTATAGTTTGGAGTTAgaagtgaaaataatataatttgattgaaagattaattttaattaaagataataatttaatgtaataaaaatgtaattattagttTCCTTTTTTAGTAAATGCACATAATTGTAGTTAttttttcttatttaaaaagatgctttttAGAGAGAAAATGTGAGAattcctattcatttagtaaataaggGATGCAAAGCCTAATAGTAGAAGTTTTCTCCTTCGTCCtacttatttgtttatctttgataaCACCGATATTAGATCCTTCAGGAAAAAACTTCAAAATATCGACTTCCATTATTGAAAATATTGATTTTAGAAGTGAAAAGTAATGTGAAATAAAGATTTTAAAAACAACTCAATGTTGAAATTCTAGTTTGATATAGGACTTTATACAAGGTAACATAGTCTAACTGAATATTAGTCAATGTTGAACTTTAAATATAGTTCAGAAGAGACTTCATTGTACCAATTAGTGCATCATTATAACTTGTAAACAAAAACACATTATTATACCGATTACAGTTTATGGTTTATATCACCGGTTATTAATTGAGTTCagcacaaagatcaaggaaataTAAGAAAAAAGacattttaataataaaattagacTACAATTCAACCACTTGCGCATGGGCACTTGGCAAGCTAAACTTTATTATAAGAGCAAGTCCAATGATTTACCTTAAGGACTTGCTTGCAACTTTATTATAAGAGTTAGTGGCTAGACCATTGGACAACTCCATGTAGGATAGCTTAAAACAAGCAACTAACTTCATTAAGCTAGTAGCTTATTTGGCCCTAACACTAAAATACAACAAATAGAAATTAATTGATTTACTAAAATTTGGGTCAAGCTAGTTAAAATGTAAGCTAAACCATTAAAATAAATTTGTAGCCTAAAATTAAACTAGCTTAAAAAGTGATATGataatggtaagctagttgcaactagcttaccattggacttgctctaaaATAGATATAATAACTAATGATTAATCCACCTTAAAATGGAGATAATTAATCAGGACAAAGGGAATAGTAAATAACTACAACTTTCAAGTTTTATTGTAAAGTTTATGAGTTTTAATGTAAACTCTTTGAACTCCTTCACTTAAACTTCAAGTAAAAAAACTTGTAATAATGTAACTAAAAAATAATACATATAAAGCTGCGTTAAATTTAAGAATTGActtcaaaagatgaaaatataGCAACTTCAGGACTTTAAAACGCTCAA contains:
- the LOC141586229 gene encoding DNA-directed RNA polymerases II and IV subunit 5A-like, with translation MSSTEEEILQKYRVRRTVMEMLNVRGYNVSDDEINMTLDQFQERYGDNMNSDNLFISKEMRNNSSDKIYVFFVATTPSKKTVGIPEVKQFLVKMTTDLVFRAILVVAGKLTPYANKALLEEPKLTLEVFEEAELLVNVMKHALVPEHQVLTDDEKKALLEKYQLHETKLPRILVNDPVARHFGLKRGQVMKIIRPSENAGKYITYRIVF